A window of Clostridia bacterium contains these coding sequences:
- a CDS encoding EscU/YscU/HrcU family type III secretion system export apparatus switch protein, with protein MNRDRKIKKAVALRYQPEYQAPKVVSKGKGIIAEKIVENAQQHRIPIHKDEQLVDALEKLKLYSQIPPELYEVVAKLLATIEYIDRKKGEKIEE; from the coding sequence ATGAATAGGGATAGAAAAATAAAAAAAGCTGTTGCTTTGAGATACCAGCCTGAGTATCAAGCCCCTAAAGTTGTGTCTAAAGGAAAAGGAATTATTGCAGAAAAAATAGTGGAAAACGCACAACAACATAGAATACCAATTCATAAAGATGAGCAATTGGTAGATGCTTTAGAAAAGCTTAAACTATACTCACAAATACCTCCCGAACTGTATGAAGTGGTGGCTAAACTGCTTGCAACTATTGAATATATAGATAGAAAGAAAGGAGAAAAGATTGAAGAATAA